A single genomic interval of Juglans regia cultivar Chandler chromosome 1, Walnut 2.0, whole genome shotgun sequence harbors:
- the LOC108996009 gene encoding cytochrome P450 94A2-like, with product MVLLQLLASISLLVLLLLSFIFLTKTLNPKKQSPSSSSTTTLPRSYPLIGSFFDILANRNRPLQWTADFLQNTPSATYVLHRSFFNTRQVFTANPTVVQHILKNNFNNYGKGDESRRTLQDLLGNGIFNVDGESWKFQRQVAIQEFNHKSLRKFVETVVDTELSDRLIPILSSAAKTGTVLDFQNILQRFAFDNICRITFGFDPAYLLPSLPKAKFAEVFEEGIILSGMRASALIPMVWKIKKLLNVGSEKRLKTVVSEMREFATKIIREKKHKLSENASLDSVDLLSRLLSAGHSDENFVTDMVISFILAGRDTTSSALTWCFWLLSKNQHVEYEVLKEIKEKSEAPIYDGVKDMEYTQASLCECMRLYPPVLADAKEAIGKDVLPDGTMVKKGMVVTYHIYAMGRSEELWGSDWAVFKPERWLERDEMDKHWRFVGRDPYTYPVFQAGPRICLGKDMAFLQMKKVLAEVLRRFKVVPALEEGVEPEFLSCFTSTIKGGLPVRIVERDQMEY from the coding sequence ATGGTGTTGCTCCAACTTCTAGCCTCGATTTCACTCCTCGTACTACTCCTACTTTCCTTCATCTTCCTCACCAAAACATTAAATCCTAAAAAACAATCTCCCTCATCCTCTTCGACCACCACTCTCCCAAGATCCTACCCATTAATCGGTTCGTTCTTTGACATTCTAGCTAACCGCAACCGTCCTCTACAATGGACCGCTGACTTCCTCCAAAACACACCGTCGGCAACCTACGTCCTCCACCGCTCCTTCTTTAACACCCGCCAGGTCTTCACGGCCAACCCCACCGTTGTCCAACACATCCTCAAGAACAACTTCAACAACTACGGCAAGGGCGACGAATCACGTCGCACCCTCCAAGATTTGCTCGGCAACGGTATCTTCAACGTCGACGGCGAGTCCTGGAAGTTCCAGAGACAAGTTGCCATCCAAGAGTTCAACCACAAGTCTCTGCGCAAGTTCGTCGAGACTGTTGTGGATACCGAACTCTCTGATCGCCTCATCCCCATCCTCTCTTCGGCAGCCAAAACCGGAACTGTCCTAGATTTCCAAAACATTCTTCAGAGGTTCGCCTTCGATAATATATGCAGAATAACTTTTGGATTCGACCCTGCCTACTTGTTGCCCTCTCTTCCAAAAGCCAAGTTCGCTGAGGTTTTTGAAGAAGGCATCATACTCAGCGGCATGAGGGCTAGTGCGTTGATCCCCATGGTTTGGAAAATCAAGAAGCTTTTGAATGTTGGTTCCGAGAAGCGTTTGAAAACCGTAGTCTCAGAAATGCGAGAATTCGCCACAAAAATTATAAGAGAAAAGAAGCACAAGCTCAGCGAGAATGCCTCGCTCGATTCTGTTGACCTCTTGTCAAGATTATTGAGCGCAGGCCATTCAGACGAGAACTTCGTGACGGACATGGTGATAAGCTTCATACTTGCTGGACGGGATACTACCTCGTCTGCTTTGACGTGGTGTTTCTGGCTACTTTCCAAGAACCAGCATGTTGAATACGAGGTTCTGaaggaaatcaaagaaaaatcaGAAGCGCCTATCTATGATGGAGTGAAAGACATGGAGTACACTCAAGCTTCTTTGTGTGAATGCATGCGGTTGTACCCGCCTGTCCTGGCGGACGCGAAGGAGGCCATCGGCAAAGACGTGTTGCCGGACGGCACGATGGTGAAGAAGGGAATGGTAGTGACGTACCATATTTACGCTATGGGGAGGTCGGAGGAGCTGTGGGGCTCTGACTGGGCGGTGTTTAAGCCGGAGCGGTGGCTGGAGAGGGACGAAATGGATAAGCACTGGAGGTTTGTGGGAAGGGACCCGTACACGTACCCAGTGTTCCAGGCGGGACCGAGGATTTGTCTGGGGAAGGATATGGCGTTCTTGCAGATGAAGAAGGTGCTGGCGGAGGTTCTGAGGCGGTTTAAAGTGGTGCCGGCGCTGGAAGAGGGTGTGGAGCCGGAATTTCTTTCGTGCTTCACTTCCACAATAAAAGGGGGGCTTCCGGTTAGGATCGTGGAGAGGGATCAGATGGAGTACTGA